Proteins encoded together in one Triticum dicoccoides isolate Atlit2015 ecotype Zavitan chromosome 7B, WEW_v2.0, whole genome shotgun sequence window:
- the LOC119342058 gene encoding pentatricopeptide repeat-containing protein At2g22410, mitochondrial-like: MNPRHVLELLHQCRSIRHLDQLQAHLLAHGPSAVASLASQLVASYCALSGAAGHAGLCHARRVFDTIADPYRFAYNSLIRAYSNSCCPQEALCLHRDVLRRGILPNEFTLPFVLKACARARATEHALATHGVAVKLGYVRQVFVGNALLHSYASTGLLRDSQRFFAEMASGRNVVSWNTMIGGYAQAGETSKACALFGEMRRQGVLADVFTFVSLLLVCSTEGNLEVGRLVHCHMLASGSRVDLILGNALVDMYGKCGDLWMARRCFDMMPTKNVVSWTSMLCALAKHGSVDAARDWFEQMPERNIVSWNAMISCYVQGGRFRETLGLYNRMKSLDLTPDEVTLAGVLSAHGQNGDLASGRMIHCYIKDNFSDPGVTLLNSLLDMYARCGQVDTSISLFTEMPNKNTISWNVIIGALAMHGRAQEAVMFFRAMVSDAFSPDEITFVGLLSACSHGGLLEDGQYYFKAMRHVYNVKPEVEHYACMVDLLGRRGHLAQAVDLIKDMPMKPDVVVWGALLGACRIHGNVEIGKLVIKQLLELEGINGGLFVLFSNLLYETHQWEDMKRLRKLMRERGTKKDMGVSSIEVNNSIHEFGVEDIRHETSSEIYAAVDQLAYHLVSLHVLAVQPVELIMEE, translated from the coding sequence ATGAACCCCCGCCATGTCCTCGAGCTCCTGCACCAGTGCCGTTCCATCCGACACCTCGACCAGCTACAGGCCCACCTCCTCGCCCACGGCCCATCCGCCGTGGCCTCCCTCGCCTCCCAGCTCGTCGCCTCCTACTGCGCGCTCTCCGGTGCCGCCGGACACGCGGGACTCTGCCACGCCCGCCGCGTGTTCGACACAATTGCCGACCCGTACAGGTTCGCGTACAACAGTCTTATCAGGGCGTACTCCAACAGCTGTTGCCCCCAGGAGGCGCTGTGCCTGCACCGCGACGTCCTCCGGCGCGGCATCCTGCCGAACGAGTTCACACTGCCCTTCGTGCTCAAGGCGTGCGCCAGGGCGCGGGCCACAGAGCACGCGCTAGCCACCCATGGAGTGGCTGTCAAGCTGGGGTATGTGCGGCAGGTGTTCGTGGGCAACGCGCTCCTGCACTCATATGCGTCGACTGGGTTGCTGCGGGACTCTCAGCGGTTCTTTGCCGAGATGGCGTCGGGCAGGAATGTTGTGTCGTGGAACACGATGATTGGTGGATATGCACAGGCTGGGGAGACCAGCAAGGCGTGCGCCTTGTTTGGAGAGATGAGGCGCCAAGGAGTGTTGGCTGATGTGTTCACATTTGTCAGCCTGCTTCTCGTTTGCTCAACTGAGGGAAATCTTGAGGTTGGTCGGCTGGTGCATTGTCATATGTTGGCAAGTGGATCCCGGGTTGATCTGATTCTCGGTAACGCACTTGTGGACATGTATGGTAAGTGCGGGGATCTGTGGATGGCTCGTAGATGCTTTGACATGATGCCCACGAAAAATGTTGTTTCATGGACTTCCATGCTTTGTGCCCTGGCAAAACATGGCTCGGTGGATGCTGCAAGAGATTGGTTTGAGCAGATGCCCGAGAGGAACATAGTCTCCTGGAATGCCATGATCTCTTGCTATGTTCAGGGTGGCCGATTCCGTGAAACTTTGGGTCTTTATAACCGTATGAAATCTCTAGATCTCACTCCAGATGAGGTTACCTTGGCTGGTGTCCTCTCTGCCCATGGACAAAATGGCGATTTGGCCTCTGGAAGGATGATACATTGTTATATTAAAGACAATTTTAGTGATCCTGGTGTCACTCTACTTAATTCACTTCTTGATATGTATGCAAGATGTGGTCAGGTAGACACATCCATAAGCTTGTTCACTGAGATGCCCAATAAAAACACTATCTCTTGGAATGTGATTATTGGAGCGCTAGCCATGCATGGGCGTGCACAAGAGGCAGTCATGTTCTTCAGAGCTATGGTATCTGATGCCTTCTCCCCTGATGAGATCACATTTGTCGGTCTTCTTTCTGCATGCAgtcatggtggtctactagaagatGGACAGTATTACTTCAAAGCCATGAGACATGTTTACAATGTTAAGCCTGAAGTTGAGCACTATGCTTGCATGGTTGATCTGCTTGGTCGGCGTGGCCATCTTGCACAAGCTGTTGATCTAATAAAAGATATGCCAATGAAGCCTGACGTTGTGGTTTGGGGTGCATTACTTGGAGCCTGCAGGATCCATGGTAATGTAGAGATCGGCAAGCTAGTGATCAAACAACTGCTTGAGCTGGAGGGAATTAATGGAGGCTTGTTTGTCCTATTTTCTAATTTGCTGTATGAAACTCACCAGTGGGAGGACATGAAAAGGCTCAGGAAGCTAATGAGAGAGCGGGGAACAAAAAAGGATATGGGTGTTAGTTCAATTGAAGTAAACAACAGCATACATGAATTTGGAGTGGAAGACATCAGACATGAAACCTCAAGTGAGATATATGCGGCAGTTGATCAGTTGGCATATCATTTAGTCTCTTTGCATGTCCTGGCTGTGCAGCCAGTAGAACTCATCATGGAAGAGTGA